The genomic interval CCCCCGGTCCGCTATACGTTGAGAGTGGAGGGACGAGTCCCACGGGGACGAGGTCCCGGCCCACGAAGCCACACCGGGGTTGCTGCCCGAGGTGTGGCTTTCTGCTGGGTGGGGTAGGCAGGAGGGACCCGACAGCCCACCACCGAAGGAGCCCTCGTGCCCGACCACGACACCGACCACCGTCCCGACGACGAGGGCGCAGCGAAGGTCACCGAGCTGGTCCGCGACGTCAGGATCGCGATGCTGACCACCGTCGCCCCCGACGGCCGGCTCATGAGCCACCCGATGGCCACCCAGGACGTCGACTTCGACGGCACCGTGCGGTTCGTCTCCGAGCGCGCGTCGCACAAGGTGGCGCACATCGAGGCCAACCCGCAGGTGAACGTCGCCTACTCGAGCTCCGGCAGCTGGGTCTCGCTGTCCGGCACGGCGCGGATCATCTCCGACCCGGCCCTCCTGGCGAAGTACTGGGACACCTTCACCGACGCCTGGCTCGAGGGCGGCCCGGAGAACCCGAACAACATCGTCATCGAGGTCGACGCCACCAGCGCCGAGTACTGGGACAGCCCGGGAGGCAAGGTCGTCCAGGTGCTCAACCTGGTCAAGGCCAAGGCGACCGGGAAGCGCTACGAGGGCGACAACGAGCGCGTCGACCTGCCCTAGCGCGTCTCACCGCCTTCTGCGAGACGGCGGTTGCTCGGCTTCCCGCGGGACACCAACCCGAGGTATGCCGGGCAACCGCCGTTTCGTGCGTGTCGCGGGCGCGCGCGGGGCCCGGCGCGGCCGCGGCATACCGCAGCGCACGGCCCGAAGGTCGGGACCTAGGGCCCGCTCCCGGGGTCCGGCGCGGACGCATGGTGGACCCATGGCTGTGGTGCTGTCCGTCATCGGGATCGTCGTCGTCCTGCTGCTCGTGCTCTCGCTGAGGATCGTCAAGCAGTACGAGCTGGGCGTGCTCTTCCGGCTGGGTCGCGTCATCGGGGTCCGCGAGCCGGGGCTGCGCGTCATCGTGCCCGTCATCGACGTGCTGCGCAGGGTCTCGCTGCGCATCGTCACGATGCCGATCCAGTCGCAGGGCATCATCACGCGCGACAACGTGAGCGTGGACGTCTCAGCCGTCGCGTACTTCCGGGTCGTCGACGCCGTGAAGTCGGTGGTGGCCATCGAGAACGTGTATGCCGCGATCGACCAGATCGCGCAGACGACCCTGCGCAAGGTCGTCGGGCAGCACACCCTCGACGAGACGCTGTCGGAGACCGACCGGATCAACCTCGACATCCGGCAGATCCTCGACGTCACCACGACCGAGTGGGGCGTGGAGGTGACGCTGGTCGAGCTCAAGGACATCCAGCTCCCCGAGAGCATGAAGCGCGCCATGGCCAAGCAGGCGGAGGCCGAGCGCGAGAAGAGGGCCAAGATCATCAACGCGGAGGGCGAGTCGCTGGCCGCCACCGCGCTGGGCCAGGCATCGGACGTGATGATGGCGCACCCGCTGGCGCTGCAGCTGCGCAACCTGCAGAGCCTGGTGGAGATCGGCGTCGACAAGAACACGACCGTGGTGTTCCCGGCGCCGCTGATGAGCACGATCGAGGAGCTGAGCTCGTTCCTCGACCGCGAAGGGCGCAGGGCCGCCGCCACCGTCGCCACCGCCACGACCCAGGGGGCCGTGCCGGCCGCAGAGGCGGTCCAGGCCGGCAACGGGTCGGGGGGCCAGGCCGGAGGCTCGGGGGTCCAGGCCGGGAACGGGTCCGGAGTCCCGGCTGCCTGACCGGCTCAGCCGGCGCTGCCTGACCGGCTCAGCGCCTGACCGGCTCAGCCGGCGTGCGCGACGGCCGGGTAGGCCGCCGGGACGACGAGCGGTCGCGCGAGGGGGTCGGCGAGGGGCTGCACCACGAGCACGTCGCAGGGCGGGTCGTCCAGCAACCGGTGCAGGACCGAGCCGCGGGCCAGTCCACCCCGGCGCACGGCCGGCCCGGCCCCCACGACCAGCAGGTCGGCAGGGCCGAGGTCGCTGAGCAGGTGGACCTCGGGCGCACCCCGTACGACGCGCACGTCGCACCCGTCGACGCTGTTCCACGGCTCGGCGCGGACCGAGTCCCAGACCGAGCGCTGGACGTGGTCGACGTCGCGCCCGACCGCCGGCACGCAGGAGACGACCCGCAGGGCCAGGCCGCGGCGCAGGGCGGCGTCGGCCGCCACGGCGAGCAGCCTGGGGGAGTCCACGCCTGGGCGGAAGCCGACGGTCACCCGCGGCGGGCGCAGGACCACCGACCCGAGGCCGTAGTCCATGGGGCGCACGGGTCGCGGGTCGTCGTGCCCCGGCACCAGGACGGGCCGGCCGAACCGGCGGGCGAGCACGTCACTGGTCGACCCCGGGCGGAAGGGGTGGTGTCCCCGGGTCCGCCGGCCGAGGACCAGCAGGGTCGAGCGGTCGGCCAGCTCCGACAGCAGCGGGTCCTCCAGGCTCTGGGCGACGACGGTCTCCACGCGGACGGTGGGGTCCGCCTCCTCCGCCTCGGTGGCGGCCCGCTGGACGAGCTCGTGGTCGCGGACCTCGCCGCGACCCGGGGGGTGGCCGGCCGCTGCGCGGGCCGAGAGGTGCTCGGCCACCCGCACGACGACCAGGTCCTCACCTCGGCGCCCGGCCTCGAGCGAGGCCGTCCGGGTCGCGATGCCCGAGGCCCAGGAGCCGTCGCAGCCCACGACGACCACGGGCGCGTCGCCGATCGTCATTCCTTGCTCACCACCGGTCGGTCGGGGCCCTGCAGCCTGCCCCGAGCCTGGGTCACCGCGACGCCTGCCACCAGGGCCGAAGGTCCCGTGCGGCAGGACATCGCGGCGCCCTCGTCACCCTCGCCCTGGGTCCCCGTCCTGTTGCGCGAAGGCGTTGGTGAGCCCGAGCCGCAGGTCGGCCCGGGTGGGGGTGCGGCCCACCTCGTCGCTCAGCGTGCGCCACTCCTGGCCCGCGAGCAGCGCCCCCAGCACGTCGCCCATGACGACCTGGGTGGCCTCGAGCGCCTCGGTGGGCGTGGGGAAGACGCGCAGCGTGCGGTAGCACTCGTGCTCGGCGATCTTGACGCTCCCCACGAACCCCCAGCCGTCCGACGCGGGGGAGTGCGTGATGGTGATGTGGAACTCCTCGGAGGAGGTGAACATTGCCCGTCCCAACCGGCGGCCCGGCGCCGCCTGTCCCTGGTGTCGGCAGACCTCTGGAGGTCATGCCGCACGGTCCGGGCGGTATGAAGAGGTGGTCTGTCGCGTTCTTCCTGTATACGCCGTGGGCACCACGGTGTCGATGGTCACGCAAGGCCATGGACTCCCGTGCCGACAGGTGCGTTCACGCCGGGCGCAGGTGGGGACCAACGGCCCTGCCGGGGCCGGTGCCACCGGACGGATGCTCGCCGCAGGCAGGAGGGAGCAGGCCATGACCAGGACACGGGGACGGTGCGTCGTGGCTGCGGTCGTGCTGGTCGCCTGGGCGCTGACGGGGTGCAGCGGTTCCTCGGGCGGTGGGGGGACCAGCACGACCTCTCCTGCTCCCACCTCCGGCTCCGCCTCGACGTCAGCCTCGGCCTCGCCGAGCAGCTCCTCGAGCAGCACGTCGTCCTCGTCGACGACGGCGTCCTCGAGCTCCTCGTCGTCCGGTTCGTCGAGCTCCTCGACGACCTCGTCGCGGCCGACCCCGGGGACCGGCTGGACCTCCGGCCCGACCGTCGTCACCCGGAACCTGGCCGTGCCGCCCGTGCCACGGGTCGTGCGCATCCGCGCGGCGGCGCACTCCTCGGAGGGGTTCGACCGGATCGTGTTCGACGTCGAGGGACGGCTGCCGGGCTACGAGATCCGGTACGTCCCGGTCGTCGTGGCGGACGGGTCGGGCAAGCGCCTGGCCATGCCGGGCCGCCGCTACCTGCAGGTCGTCCTGCGGCCGGCCCAGGGGCACGACGACGAGGGCGAGCACGCCCTGACCGGCCGGCACGACCTGGGCTTCCCGATGCTCAAGGGGTACGTCGTGGCCGGTGACTTCGAGGGCGTCCTGACGATCGCGCTGGGGCTCGACGACGTCGTGGGCTACCGCGTGGGCGAGCTGCCGGGCCACATCTACATCGACGTCGCCGCCTGACCAGAGGAGTCCAGCCATGTCCCACCGTGTCGACGAGATCCTGTCGTGGTACCCGGCCGACGACCCCGCGACCCTCGCGCACCTGCGCCGCATCCTCATGCAGGGCCGCACGGGCGGGTCCGGGAAGCTCGTCGTCCTGCCGGTCGACCAGGGCTTCGAGCACGGCCCCGGCCGCAGCTTCGCCGCGAACCCGGCCGGCTACGACCCGCGCTACCACGCCCGGCTCGCCCTCGACGCCGGGTGCAGCGCCCACGCCCTGCCCCTGGGTGCCGCGCGCCTGGTGGCGCCGGAGTATGCCGAGGACCTGCCCCTGATCCTCAAGTGCAACAACGCCGACGGCCTGTACGTCGGCGACGACCCCGAACCCGCGGTCGTCGCCGGGGTCGAGGAGGCCCTGGCCCTGCGGTGCGCCGCGGTCGGCTTCACGATCTACCCGGGCTCGGCGCGCAGGAACGAGATGTACCAGCAGCTGCGCGCCCTCGCGAGGGACGCCGAGGCGGCCGGGCTGCCCCTCGTCGTCTGGTCCTACCCGCGCGGCAGCGGTGTGAGCCAGGAGGGGCGCACGGCGGTGGACGTCGTGGCATACGCCGCGCACCTGGCTTGCCAGCTCGGCGCCCACGTCGTCAAGGTCAAGCCGCCGACCGAGCACATCGAGTCCGAGGCGGCGCGGGCCGCGCTGGAGAAGGCGGGGGTGCCGCTCGGGACGCTCGCGGACCGCGTGCGGCACGTCGTGCAGTCGGCCTTCGACGGCCACCGGATCGTCATCTTCTCCGGTGGTGCCGCGAAGGAGACGGCGGCCGTGCTCGAGGAGAACCGGCAGACCGCGATGGGCGGCGGGTTCGGGACGATCATGGGCCGCAACTCCTTCCAGCGACCGCACGACGAGGCGCTCCACCTGCTCGGCAACGTCATGGACATCCACCTCGCGCAGGTGCCGGTCGGCTGACCCCCGGTGGGGACCTTGGCCCCTGCCCGCGGTCGGGCGGCCCGACAACGGTGGAGGGGACGGCACGACCCGCGTGCCGGGAAGGAAGAACCGCCATGACAACAGTTGCCCGCCGTTCGACCGGCTCGATGATGTCCGAGCTGCTGGACTGGCTGGACCAGGGCTCCCCGTCAGGGGTGCGGGGTCTGGGGCTGGCGCCCTACGTCCGGGTGGAGGACTACACCGAGGACGACACGTACGTGCTGCGTGCCGAGATGCCGGGCATCGACCCCGACAAGGACGTGACGTTGAGCATCGACGAGGACGTCCTCACCATCCGCGGCGAGCGCCGCGAGGAGCAGAAGGACAAGAGCCACCACGAGTTCCACTACGGCGCCTTCACGCGCAGCATCAGGCTGCCCGGGGACGTCGACCCCCGTGAGGTCACCGCCACCTACGCGGACGGCGTGCTCGAGGTGCGCGTGCCGACGCACCACGCCGACCACCAACCGGTGTCGATCCCGGTGCAACGGGCCGACAAGCCCGCGGACTGACGGCCGACCGTGCAACCGGCCGCAGGCGGGTCAGGGTGGGGCGCCGGGGTGGCGCCCCACCCGCTGTCGGGTGGGCTGGACGAGGGCGAGGCCACCGCCCGGCTGGGCCGGGTCGGGCCCAACGCCCTGCCGCCCCCACGCCGCCCGTCCGTCGGCCGGCTGGCGCTGACCTCGCTGCGCGAGCCGCTGGTCCTGGTGCTGCTCGCGGCGATGGTCCTGACGACCCTGAGCCGGGACGTCACCGACACCCTGGTCATTGTGCTGGTCGTCATCGTGAACAGCGGCATCGGCATCCGCGAGCAGCTGCGGGCCGCCGCCGACGTGGAGGCCCTGCGCTCGCTGGTCCCGGTGCACGCCTCGGTCGTGCGCTCCGGTGCGGAGCGGGTTGTGCCGGCCGCGGAGCTGGTCCCCGGTGACCTCGTCCGGCTGCGCGCCGGCGACCTCGTGCCGGCGGACGCCGTCCTGGTCGAGGGGGTCGGCCTGCGGGTCGACGAGTCCGTCGTCACCGGGGAGTCCCTGGACGTCGGCCGGCACCCGGCACCCGACCCCGGACCGGTGGAGGAGCCGGGGGCACCGCCCGAGGAGGCGCTGCTGCGGTCCGGCACCGTCGTGGTGCACGGCCGCGGCACGGCGCGCGTGGTCGCCACGGGTCCGCGCAGCACGGTCGGGCGGATCGCCGCGCTCGCCGCGGGTCCGGCGCAGGCCTCGCCCCTGCAACGACGCATGGCGGGCCTGTCGCGCCAGCTCGCGGTCGTCGCGGTGGCGCTCAGCGCCGTCTACCTGGTCGTCGGGGTCTCCATGGGGCAGCCGCTGGAGCTGGTGGTCCTCGCCGCGGTCGCCCTCGTCGTCGCGGCGGTCCCCGAGTCGCTGCCCCTCGTCGTCACCGTCACCCTCGCCCTCGCCGCGCGCCGCATGGCCCGCCACCAGGCGGTGGCGCGCTCGCTGGACGCTGTGGAGACGCTCGGAGCGGTGACCCTCCTGGCCACCGACAAGACGGGCACCCTCACCCACGGACGGCTCAGCGTGACGAGGGGCTGGGTCCCGGCATCGGGCACGCTCGAGCACCTGGCCGACCTGGCGGTGCTGTGCAACGACGCCTCGCTCGACCCCAGGGACGGGACCACGGTCGGCAACCCCGTCGACGCCGCGCTGCTCAGCTGGGCCGCCGAGCAGGGACGCCCGACCACGCCCGCGGAGGGCTGGGTACGGGTCGGCGAGACGCCGTTCGACAGCACCCGCAAGCACATGACGACGCACCACCGCGGCCCCGACGGGCGCGAGCTCACGGTGCGCAAGGGAGCGCCGGAGGTGCTCCTCGGGCCCGACTCCGCCTCCGGACCCGGAGCCGGTGTGCCGGCGCCGGACGACGACGACGGCGAGGTCGCCTCCGTGGGCGGGGACGGCGAGCGGGCCGAGGCGCTGGCCGTTGCGGGGGAGTGGGCCGCGGCCGGGAGCCGGGTCCTCGCCGTGACCGTCTCGGTGGACGGTGGCCCGCCGGTGGTGGCCGGCCTGCTGGCCCTCGCCGACCGCGTCCGCGACGCCTCCCGGCGCACCGTGGAGCAGTGCCGCGCCGCCGGCATACGCCTCGTGCTGGTCACGGGGGACCACCCCGGGACCGCCACCGCGGTCGCGACCGAGGTGGGCCTGCGCGAGCCCACCGCCACAGGGGACGTGGTCGCCATGGACGGCGGTCCGGTGCAGGAGGCGCACGCGCGGGCCTCGGTGGTGGCGCGGGCGCGACCGGAGGACAAGAGCACTCTCGTGGAGCTCTGGCAGGCCGGCGGCGAGGTCGTCGCCATGACCGGCGACGGAGTCAACGACGCACCCGCCCTGCGCCGCGCCGACATCGGCGTCGCGATGGGCGGTCGTGGGACCGATGTCGCCCGGCAGGCCGCGGACCTCGTCCTGACCGACGACCACCTCGAGACCGTGGTGACCGCCGTCCGCGAGGGGCGACGCGTCTTCACCAACATCCGCCGGTTCCTGCTCTACGGGCTGTCGGGGGGCGGCTCGGAGCTCGTCCTCATGCTCGCCGGACCGCTCGCCGGCGTGCCCGTGCCGCTGCTGCCGGCCCAGATCCTGTGGGTCAACCTGCTCACCCACTCCTTCGCCGGTGCCGGGCTCGGCACCCAGCCCGTCGAACCCGGCACGATGGACCGGCCGCCGCGACCGCCGGGGCAGGCGGTGCTCGGGGCGGGGCTGTGGTGGCGCGTGGTCCTGCTGGCGACCTGGCTGGGGCTGGCGAGCCTCGCCGCGTCGCTCGTCGTCGGGGGTGGCGAGGCGCGCTCGGTCGCGCTGCTGTGCCTGGGGATGGGACAGCTCGCCGTAGCCTGGGCGGCCCGGGCCGGGCGCACCGGGGACGGCTGGGTGGCCCGGTGGCGGGACGAGCTCGGGACGCTCGCGGCCGGCCTCGTCGCCGCGGCCGTCCTGATGGCGGCCTCGGTCCTCGTGCCGCCGCTGCGCGAGCTGCTCGACACCCGTCACCTCGGTCCCGGCCACTGGCTGGTGGTCGGGGTCGTGGCGCTCAGCTCGTACGTCATCGCGCGGGTCGTCGCCCCGCGGACGTGGTGAGGGCGGGCTACGAGGCGCGCAGCCGGTGGCCGGAGCCGGCGGGGTGGTCGCGGCCGAACTCGTGCGCGAGGATCCGGCTGGCCTGGCGCGGGGTGATGAGCTCCAGCCGGACCCACCCCTCGAGGTGGCGCTCGAGCGCGAGGACGGGGATCTGCTCGCCGTGCGGTGTACCCATGTCGGAAGGCTGCCGGGCTCCCCGCCGGCGGCACAGGGACCTAGGGCCTGCGCGCGGCCGCCGGTGCGAGGTCAGCGCGAGGCTTCAGCGCGACACGGCGAGGGCCGCGTCCCCGGCGGCGAGGGTCGGCAGCACCACGACCGTCCGCGGCTGGGGGACGTCCGGGGTGTCGAGGTAGACCTCCCACGCGTCGCCGGCGGGCGTGAGGTGGTGCTCCGCGGCATACGCGTGCAACGCCTCGTGGGCCAGGCGGCTCTGGGCGTACGCGCCGCGGTGCGTCGTGCGCAGGGCCGTGCCACCGGGCAGGTGCGAGACCTTGACGTCGCCCTGGCCCAGGGCCACGCCGCTGACGGGGAACCCGGCCTCGACCTCCAGGGTGCCGTCGTCGTCGGGGTGCACCCGCGCGAAGGGCGGCCCGGCGATGTGCATCCCGTCGCCGCCGGCCACGCGCGCCACGCGGGCGAACGCCTCCTGCATGAAGGTGGCCACCTGGCCTCCCGCCACGGTGCCGTGCAGCACCAGGGTGGGCTCGTCGTGCAGCGTGACCGTCTCGACCTCGTAGCCGGACGTCGTGTCACCGGTCATGGCATCTCCTGTCACCACGGTGGGGGCGGCCACGCCGCCGACGGGCGACGGTCGGCCGCGTGCTGGCGGGGGTGGCGCAGGTGCCGGCGCCGCTGCAGCTCGCGGGAGATGGCGGCCTCGTCGCGCAGGATCGCCTGCCGCTCGGCTGGTGCCTGCTGGCCGGGCATCGGCAGTCCCGCGCCGGGGACCGGGTGGCCGGCCACGCGACGAACGGACCCGCGCCCCGACGCAGGCGAACCGGGTGACGAACCCGGCGAACCCGCCGAACCCGGCGATGACAACCGTTCGGGCAGCGGGGCCCGCAGCGCCTCCTCGCACGCGGCCAGTCGCTGCAGCAGCTCGCGCACCGACAGGTGGGTCAGGGCGTCCCCGGCGGGGTCGTCCGTGGGGGTGCGCGTGGTCCTCGACGTCTGCGGCATACCTGCTCCCTCGATCCGGTGCGGGCGGTCCGCACCCGAGATCGAGTCAACCCGCATCCCGGGGCCGCGCTCAGGGCCCTTGGTCCCGGGCCGGGGCGGGAAGTCAGCCGTTCGGCTGGTATCACCGCGCGACACGCCGCTCGGCACCGGCGCCCGGTTGCCGCCCCGCCCGGGCTGCCTGACGTTGGGAGCACGGGCGTGCGGACGACCCGAGACCTTGCGCCGGGAGGGCGGGAGCACGTGGCGGACGAGTGGCGGCCGGAGGAGCGCCGGCTCACGCACGCCGAGATGGAGGAGCTGCTCGAGATCCTCCTCAGTGGCGGCTGGTCACGCCTGGGCGGTGACGCGCTCGACTGGTCGGACCTCGACGAGCACTGAGTCGGGAAGCGCCGACGAGCACTCGCGGCGGCGGACCCGACGAGCACTCGGGGCGGGAGCGCCGACGGGCACGCGGGGCGGGAGCGCCGACGGGCACTCGGGGCGCGGCACCCACGAGCACCGAGCCCGGCTGCCGGCAGGCTGCGGGACCTGGGTCCTGGCACCGCCGCGGCCCGTCGTGCTGGAGTGGGTCCGGGCTCGCGGCGCCGCGGTCCCGGGGACAGGAAGGTGCTGCGGATGAGGGCCTGGGAGGTCACCGGACGGGGAGGCGCCCCGGGGCGGCTGAGGCCGGTGGACCGTCCGGTGCCCGAGCCCGGGCCCGGCGAGGTGCTCGTGCGCGTCGAGGCGTGCGGGGTCTGCCGCACCGACCTGCACGTCGCCGACGGCGACCTCGCGCCGCACCGGCCCCACGTCGTCCCCGGGCACGAGGTGGTGGGGACCGTCGTCGCGGCCGAGGCGGGCGGGCGCTTCACCGCCGGCGACCGCGTCGGTGTCGCGTGGCTGCGGCACACCTGTGGCGAGTGCCGCTGGTGCCGCAGCGGCGCCGAGAACCTCTGCCCGCGGGCGGAGTTCACGGGGTGGGACCACGACGGCGGGTATGCCGAGTACGTCGTCGCGCCGGCCGCGTACGCCTACCGCGTGCCGGACTCCCTGCCGGCCGAGCAGGCGGCTCCGCTGCTGTGCGCCGGCATCATCGGGTACCGGGCGCTGCGGCGGGCGGCCCTGCCCGCAGGGGGCCGTCTCGGGCTGTACGGGTTCGGGGCGAGCGCACACCTGACGGCGCAGGTGGCGCTGGCGCAGGGGGCGGAGGTGCACGTCCTCACGCGCGGGGCGAGGGCCCGGCTCATGGCGCTCGAGCTCGGGGCCGCGTCGGCGGGCGACGCATACGACCCGCCGCCGGTGCCGCTGGACGCGGCGATCGTCTTCGCCCCCGTGGGCGAGCTCGTGCCGGTGGCCCTCGAGGCGCTGGACCGCGGCGGCTGCCTCGTGCTGGCCGGCATCCAACTGAGCGACGTGCCGGTCCTGGACTACCAGCGGCACCTGTTCCTGGAGAAGCGGCTCACGACCGTCACGGCCAACACCAGGGCGGACGGCGAGGAGTTCCTGCGGCTCGCGGGACGGCTGCAGGTGCGGGCGCAGGTGACGAGCTACCCGTTCGAGCAGGCCGACCGGGCGCTGGACGACCTCGCCACCGGGCAGCTCACCGGCGTCGGCGTCCTGACGGGTTGGTCGAACCACGCACGGCTGACCCGCGAACGCCTGGCGCGCGGCTGATCGTCCGGCGCCCAGTGGTGGCGCTG from Phycicoccus sp. M110.8 carries:
- a CDS encoding DUF3806 domain-containing protein; the encoded protein is MFTSSEEFHITITHSPASDGWGFVGSVKIAEHECYRTLRVFPTPTEALEATQVVMGDVLGALLAGQEWRTLSDEVGRTPTRADLRLGLTNAFAQQDGDPGRG
- a CDS encoding class I fructose-bisphosphate aldolase → MSHRVDEILSWYPADDPATLAHLRRILMQGRTGGSGKLVVLPVDQGFEHGPGRSFAANPAGYDPRYHARLALDAGCSAHALPLGAARLVAPEYAEDLPLILKCNNADGLYVGDDPEPAVVAGVEEALALRCAAVGFTIYPGSARRNEMYQQLRALARDAEAAGLPLVVWSYPRGSGVSQEGRTAVDVVAYAAHLACQLGAHVVKVKPPTEHIESEAARAALEKAGVPLGTLADRVRHVVQSAFDGHRIVIFSGGAAKETAAVLEENRQTAMGGGFGTIMGRNSFQRPHDEALHLLGNVMDIHLAQVPVG
- a CDS encoding universal stress protein, with the protein product MTIGDAPVVVVGCDGSWASGIATRTASLEAGRRGEDLVVVRVAEHLSARAAAGHPPGRGEVRDHELVQRAATEAEEADPTVRVETVVAQSLEDPLLSELADRSTLLVLGRRTRGHHPFRPGSTSDVLARRFGRPVLVPGHDDPRPVRPMDYGLGSVVLRPPRVTVGFRPGVDSPRLLAVAADAALRRGLALRVVSCVPAVGRDVDHVQRSVWDSVRAEPWNSVDGCDVRVVRGAPEVHLLSDLGPADLLVVGAGPAVRRGGLARGSVLHRLLDDPPCDVLVVQPLADPLARPLVVPAAYPAVAHAG
- a CDS encoding slipin family protein, translated to MAVVLSVIGIVVVLLLVLSLRIVKQYELGVLFRLGRVIGVREPGLRVIVPVIDVLRRVSLRIVTMPIQSQGIITRDNVSVDVSAVAYFRVVDAVKSVVAIENVYAAIDQIAQTTLRKVVGQHTLDETLSETDRINLDIRQILDVTTTEWGVEVTLVELKDIQLPESMKRAMAKQAEAEREKRAKIINAEGESLAATALGQASDVMMAHPLALQLRNLQSLVEIGVDKNTTVVFPAPLMSTIEELSSFLDREGRRAAATVATATTQGAVPAAEAVQAGNGSGGQAGGSGVQAGNGSGVPAA
- a CDS encoding pyridoxamine 5'-phosphate oxidase family protein; the protein is MPDHDTDHRPDDEGAAKVTELVRDVRIAMLTTVAPDGRLMSHPMATQDVDFDGTVRFVSERASHKVAHIEANPQVNVAYSSSGSWVSLSGTARIISDPALLAKYWDTFTDAWLEGGPENPNNIVIEVDATSAEYWDSPGGKVVQVLNLVKAKATGKRYEGDNERVDLP
- a CDS encoding cation-transporting P-type ATPase, with amino-acid sequence MAPHPLSGGLDEGEATARLGRVGPNALPPPRRPSVGRLALTSLREPLVLVLLAAMVLTTLSRDVTDTLVIVLVVIVNSGIGIREQLRAAADVEALRSLVPVHASVVRSGAERVVPAAELVPGDLVRLRAGDLVPADAVLVEGVGLRVDESVVTGESLDVGRHPAPDPGPVEEPGAPPEEALLRSGTVVVHGRGTARVVATGPRSTVGRIAALAAGPAQASPLQRRMAGLSRQLAVVAVALSAVYLVVGVSMGQPLELVVLAAVALVVAAVPESLPLVVTVTLALAARRMARHQAVARSLDAVETLGAVTLLATDKTGTLTHGRLSVTRGWVPASGTLEHLADLAVLCNDASLDPRDGTTVGNPVDAALLSWAAEQGRPTTPAEGWVRVGETPFDSTRKHMTTHHRGPDGRELTVRKGAPEVLLGPDSASGPGAGVPAPDDDDGEVASVGGDGERAEALAVAGEWAAAGSRVLAVTVSVDGGPPVVAGLLALADRVRDASRRTVEQCRAAGIRLVLVTGDHPGTATAVATEVGLREPTATGDVVAMDGGPVQEAHARASVVARARPEDKSTLVELWQAGGEVVAMTGDGVNDAPALRRADIGVAMGGRGTDVARQAADLVLTDDHLETVVTAVREGRRVFTNIRRFLLYGLSGGGSELVLMLAGPLAGVPVPLLPAQILWVNLLTHSFAGAGLGTQPVEPGTMDRPPRPPGQAVLGAGLWWRVVLLATWLGLASLAASLVVGGGEARSVALLCLGMGQLAVAWAARAGRTGDGWVARWRDELGTLAAGLVAAAVLMAASVLVPPLRELLDTRHLGPGHWLVVGVVALSSYVIARVVAPRTW
- a CDS encoding zinc-dependent alcohol dehydrogenase family protein, encoding MRAWEVTGRGGAPGRLRPVDRPVPEPGPGEVLVRVEACGVCRTDLHVADGDLAPHRPHVVPGHEVVGTVVAAEAGGRFTAGDRVGVAWLRHTCGECRWCRSGAENLCPRAEFTGWDHDGGYAEYVVAPAAYAYRVPDSLPAEQAAPLLCAGIIGYRALRRAALPAGGRLGLYGFGASAHLTAQVALAQGAEVHVLTRGARARLMALELGAASAGDAYDPPPVPLDAAIVFAPVGELVPVALEALDRGGCLVLAGIQLSDVPVLDYQRHLFLEKRLTTVTANTRADGEEFLRLAGRLQVRAQVTSYPFEQADRALDDLATGQLTGVGVLTGWSNHARLTRERLARG
- a CDS encoding GyrI-like domain-containing protein, with the protein product MTGDTTSGYEVETVTLHDEPTLVLHGTVAGGQVATFMQEAFARVARVAGGDGMHIAGPPFARVHPDDDGTLEVEAGFPVSGVALGQGDVKVSHLPGGTALRTTHRGAYAQSRLAHEALHAYAAEHHLTPAGDAWEVYLDTPDVPQPRTVVVLPTLAAGDAALAVSR
- a CDS encoding Hsp20/alpha crystallin family protein, which encodes MTTVARRSTGSMMSELLDWLDQGSPSGVRGLGLAPYVRVEDYTEDDTYVLRAEMPGIDPDKDVTLSIDEDVLTIRGERREEQKDKSHHEFHYGAFTRSIRLPGDVDPREVTATYADGVLEVRVPTHHADHQPVSIPVQRADKPAD